The following proteins are co-located in the Microcystis wesenbergii NRERC-220 genome:
- a CDS encoding TrmH family RNA methyltransferase, with product MISSVQNPLIKQIRKLHRTRERQEQNLSLIEGTHLLETALALNCSLETVCYTEKWRQRQGQLAEKLQNQAKRVEIVSPEVLASLATTVNPDGVIATISRHHLHPVPQNPLQLGLVLERLQDPGNLGTIIRTAVATEVQGIWLSLDSVEIDNPKVIRSSAGEWFRSPLVVESDLSALVKKYQAQGVKAIATLPTATKSHWEIDFTRPTLILLGNEGAGLSPQLAALADETVKIPLFGGVESLNVAIATAVILYEARRQLSVNI from the coding sequence ATGATTAGCAGTGTTCAAAACCCTTTAATCAAGCAAATTCGCAAGCTACACCGCACTAGAGAGCGACAGGAGCAGAATTTGTCCTTAATTGAGGGAACGCACTTACTAGAGACGGCTTTAGCCCTGAATTGTTCCCTAGAGACGGTTTGTTATACTGAAAAGTGGCGGCAAAGACAGGGACAATTAGCAGAGAAGCTTCAAAATCAAGCCAAACGAGTCGAGATAGTTTCCCCAGAAGTCCTCGCTTCCCTAGCAACAACGGTTAATCCCGATGGTGTGATTGCCACTATTTCCCGTCATCACCTTCATCCAGTCCCCCAAAATCCGCTACAATTGGGCTTAGTTTTGGAAAGATTGCAGGATCCGGGTAATCTCGGCACTATTATCCGCACTGCCGTGGCTACAGAGGTACAGGGTATTTGGTTAAGTCTCGATAGCGTCGAAATCGATAACCCCAAAGTGATCCGCAGTTCGGCCGGGGAATGGTTTCGATCGCCCCTGGTGGTAGAATCGGATTTATCGGCTTTAGTGAAAAAATATCAAGCACAGGGGGTAAAAGCGATCGCGACTTTACCCACAGCCACCAAAAGCCATTGGGAGATTGATTTTACCCGTCCGACTTTAATATTATTAGGCAATGAAGGAGCCGGTTTATCACCCCAATTAGCGGCTTTAGCCGATGAAACGGTGAAAATTCCCCTCTTTGGTGGTGTGGAATCTTTAAATGTTGCGATCGCTACTGCTGTCATCCTCTACGAAGCTAGAAGACAATTATCGGTGAATATTTAA
- the murA gene encoding UDP-N-acetylglucosamine 1-carboxyvinyltransferase, with protein MTIDTEHPYLEIQGRHSLKGEVKISGAKNAALVIMAGALLCSDECQISNVPALADIERMSQILSALGVQVRRTGDRLEIDGRDLQQAQAPYDLVSQLRASFFAIGPILARLGEAKVPLPGGCAIGARPVDLHVRGLQSMGADVLIDRGMVHARVKGNGCLKGANIYLDYPSVGATETLMMAATLAEGETILGNAAQEPEVIDLADFCVSMGAKIRGAGTNTIVIEGVSRLHSTDYSIIPDRIEAGTLLIAGAITRSEISLYPVIPSHLASVIAKLHEIGPEVVEDGPNRLRIIPRDLKATDMETLPYPGFPTDMQAQFMALLTLAEGSSVVNETVFENRLRHVAELKRLGADIKVKGNVALVRGVPFLSGAPVMATDLRASAALVVAGLAARGTTIVQGLHHLDRGYDNLEGKLRALGANLRRVDPLASELATLTQS; from the coding sequence ATGACCATCGATACCGAGCATCCCTATTTAGAAATTCAAGGTCGTCACTCTCTCAAGGGTGAAGTTAAGATCAGTGGTGCCAAAAATGCCGCTCTAGTGATTATGGCGGGGGCTTTACTCTGCTCCGACGAGTGCCAGATTAGTAATGTACCAGCCCTAGCCGATATCGAGCGGATGAGTCAAATTCTCTCGGCTTTGGGCGTGCAAGTCCGTCGCACTGGAGATAGACTAGAGATTGATGGCAGAGACCTCCAACAAGCTCAAGCACCCTACGATCTCGTCTCCCAGTTGCGAGCCAGTTTTTTTGCCATTGGACCGATTTTAGCCCGTTTAGGAGAAGCAAAAGTTCCCCTTCCCGGCGGCTGCGCCATTGGGGCCAGACCAGTGGATCTGCACGTTAGGGGCCTACAGTCAATGGGTGCAGATGTATTAATTGATCGGGGCATGGTACACGCCCGCGTTAAGGGTAATGGTTGTCTGAAAGGGGCGAATATTTATCTGGATTATCCCAGTGTGGGAGCGACGGAAACCCTAATGATGGCGGCGACTTTAGCGGAAGGGGAAACCATTCTCGGTAATGCGGCCCAGGAGCCAGAGGTGATTGATTTAGCCGATTTTTGTGTTTCCATGGGGGCAAAAATTCGCGGTGCCGGGACCAATACAATTGTCATCGAGGGAGTTTCCCGTCTGCACAGTACCGATTACAGTATCATTCCCGATCGCATTGAAGCCGGGACTTTACTGATAGCTGGGGCGATTACCCGCTCGGAAATTAGTCTTTATCCCGTGATTCCCAGCCATTTAGCTTCGGTAATTGCCAAACTGCACGAAATCGGTCCGGAAGTGGTGGAAGATGGTCCCAATCGTCTCCGGATTATCCCTAGAGACTTAAAAGCCACCGATATGGAAACCCTGCCCTATCCCGGTTTTCCCACGGATATGCAGGCCCAATTTATGGCTCTATTAACTTTAGCCGAGGGCAGTAGTGTGGTTAATGAGACGGTTTTTGAAAACCGTCTGCGTCATGTGGCCGAATTAAAGCGTCTGGGAGCAGATATCAAGGTCAAAGGAAATGTGGCCTTAGTGCGCGGTGTGCCTTTCCTCTCCGGGGCACCGGTGATGGCCACGGATCTACGCGCTTCGGCAGCTTTGGTGGTGGCGGGATTGGCAGCCCGGGGGACTACTATTGTGCAGGGACTCCATCACCTCGATCGAGGTTACGATAATTTAGAGGGTAAATTAAGAGCATTAGG